A window from Anser cygnoides isolate HZ-2024a breed goose chromosome 1, Taihu_goose_T2T_genome, whole genome shotgun sequence encodes these proteins:
- the NUP98 gene encoding nuclear pore complex protein Nup98-Nup96 isoform X3 → MVKSGVSTNINTKHQCITAMKEYESKSLEELRLEDYQANRKGPSNPVGAGATAGLFGSSTATSSTATGLFGSSTTNTGFSYGQNKTAFGTSTTGFGTGTTGGLFGQQPQTTSLFNKPFGQATTTQNTGFSFGNTNTLGQPNTNTMGLFGATQPSQPGGLFGTAANTNAGTGFGTGTSLFGQTNTGFGVGGSTLFGSKPAGFGTTTTSAPSFGTTTGGGLFGNKPTLTLGTNTNTSNFGFGANTAGNSLFGNKPATGTLGTGIGTGFGTALGAGQTSLFGNTQPKLGGTLGTGAFGAPGFNTSTATLGFGAPQPAVALTDPNASAAQQAVLQQHLNSLTYSPFGDSPLFRNPMSDPKKKEERLKPTNPAAQKALTTPTHYKLTPRPATRVRPKALQSAGSAKSQLFDGLDDDEPSLSNGAFMPKKSIKKLVLKNLNNSSLFSPVNRENEDLASPSEYPENGDRFFLSVPSDENHRQDGEREEEEDHHEVTRFYTNPIAKPIPQTPENTVHKHQNNVDDTIVALNMRAALRNGLEGSSEDASFHDDSLQDEREEETETMHHVHPAGIVLTRAGYYTIPSMEELARFTNDRNECIVTDFTIGRKGYGSIYFEGEVNLTNLNLDDIVHIRRKEVIVYPDDERKPPIGEGLNRRAEVTLDGVWPTDKTSRCLIKSPERLAEMNYEGRLESVSRKQGARFKEYRPETGSWVFKVAHFSKYGLQDSDEEEEEHPLKVDTKKLKTTPVPPPGHLPPQQMTLNGKPTPPSQTPEVEQLGRVVELDSDMADITQELPQESVLEDNMMEEQEAVPASTHIASTLGINPHVLQIMKASLLADEDDLDLILDHYPGKQPIKMDTSQEICSPRLPISKAQGQKRCSVGGLLQSKFANVIFQSAGAAVQDFKGLRTSSSSPSAALWSAASPLASAFAVPPSVPEVQVKTVGVRRQQGLVPLGKSITHRKGKLLMDMALFMGRSFRVGWGPNWTLVNCGDQLSRSSEMEDTQCESVEYGFLPAPVAPKLLSESSFKVHVEKVSLEQRKMDRDKQLYLIPLEIQLKHSTVHMDEQCPLLAPNPGVSVIHDYADWVRKASEDPAVTETVVKHWCLTWTLCEAIWGNLKELEAILEEPSEYNLALERRRAFSRWLSQTAAGRIDEEVSLSRHDNHVEAVFSFLTGRRIGEACRLAQQSGDHRLALLLSQLAGSQPLRDLLTMQLVDWHRLQTDCFIQEERLRIFALLAGKPVWQLSERISINVCSQLDWKRCMAVHLWYLLPPTASISQALAMYESAFQNTLESEKYACCPLPPYLEGSGCGIEDDDNAGRPLRDVCFHLLKLYSDRHYDLDQLLDPRSITSDPVDCRLSWHLWEVLRALNYTHLVKQGQGVLNASYAAQLESEGLWEWAVFVLLHEPDTHIREKAVRELLNRHCLLSETPESWAKETFLTKRLCVPAEWIHEAKAVRAKMEGDKHKEALFLFKAGHWNQCHKLVVRHLASDAIINENYKYLKGFLEDLSAPERSVLIQDWEVAGLVYLDYIHVIEMVDRIQQLDCSAYELEHLHTKVMSLCNRIEQIQCHNAKDRLAQSDMAKRIANLFRVVLSLQRTPEPISDSTPAVQRVPLRLLAPHIGRLPMPEDYALEELRSLTQSYLRELTVVTQ, encoded by the exons ATGGTAAAATCTGGAGTTAGCACTAACATTAATACCAAACACCAGTGCATTACTGCTATGAAGGAGTATGAAAGCAAATCTCTCGAG GAGCTCCGTTTAGAAGACTACCAGGCAAACAGGAAAGGCCCCTCAAACCCTGTAGGAGCAGGAGCAACTGCAGGATTGTTTGGGTCTTCTACGGCTACGTCAAGTACAGCTACAGGACTCTTTGGCTCTTCTACTACTAATACAGGCTTTTCATACGGACAGAATAAAACTGCTTTTGGAACTA GTACGACTGGCTTTGGAACAGGAACGACAGGGGGTCTTTTTGGTCAGCAACCTCAAACTACAAGCCTGTTTAACAAACCTTTTGGTCAAGCCACAACAACGCAGAACACCGGCTTTTCCTTTGGGAATACCAACACGCTAGGGCagccaaacacaaacacaatg GGTCTCTTCGGGGCAACCCAGCCCTCGCAGCCTGGAGGCCTCTTTGGAACAGCTGCCAATACAAATGCTGGTACTGGATTTGGAACGGGAACTAGTCTTTTTGGACAAACTAACACAGGATTTGGTGTTGGCGGTTCG acCCTGTTTGGTAGCAAGCCTGCTGGATTTGGAACCACCACGACCAGTGCTCCCTCGTTTGGCACAACCACTGGCGGCGGGCTCTTTGGTAACAAACCAACCCTGACTTTAGGAACCAATACAAACACTTCCAATTTtg GTTTTGGTGCCAACACCGCTGGAAATAGTTTATTTGGAAATAAGCCTGCAACTGGGACTCTGGGAACTGGAATTGGGACAGGGTTTGGAACAG CTCTTGGGGCAGGACAGACTTCTTTATTTGGAAATACCCAGCCTAAACTTGGTGGAACACTGGGAACAGGAGCATTTGGAGCACCGGGATTCAATACATCAACTGCTACTCTGGGCTTCGGAGCCCCTCAGCCTGCCGTAG CGCTGACAGACCCTAATGcatcagctgcccagcaggcgGTCCTTCAGCAGCATCTCAATAGCTTGACTTACTCACCCTTTGGAGATTCCCCGCTATTCAGAAACCCCATGTCAGatccaaagaagaaagaagag AGGCTGAAACCGACAAACCCAGCAGCTCAGAAGGCCTTAACGACACCCACCCACTACAAATTGACTCCGCGTCCAGCGACCAGAGTGCGACCAAAAGCTTTGCAGTCAGCTGGCTCTGCTAAATCCCAGCTCTTCGATGGTCTCGATGATGATGAGCCATCCCTATCCAATGGCGCATTCATGCCCAA GAAGAGCATCAAAAAGTTGGTTTTGAAGAATCTCAACAACAGCAGTCTGTTCTCACCTGTCAATCGTGAAAATGAAGACCTGGCTTCTCCGTCAGAATATCCAGAGAATGGAGACCG gTTCTTTTTGTCAGTACCTTCTGATGAAAACCACAGACAAGATGGTGAgcgagaggaagaggaggatcacCATGAAGTGACCAGGTTTTACACTAACCCCATTGCCAAGCCCATCCCCCAGACTCCCGAGAACACCGTGCACAAACACCAGAACAACGTGGACGATACCATTGTGGCTCTGAACATGCGGGCGGCCTTGCGAAATGGTCTGGAAGGCAGCAGTGAAGATGCCTCGTTTCATGACGATTCCCTTCAAGATGAACGTGAAGAGGAGACTGAAACCATGCATCATGTGCATCCTGCAG GAATTGTTCTAACAAGAGCTGGCTACTACACCATCCCGTCTATGGAGGAGCTTGCTAGATTTACCAACGACAGGAATGAATGTATTGTGACTGACTTCACCATAGGCCGTAAAG GTTATGGATCAATTTACTTTGAAGGAGAAGTAAATCTAACTAACTTAAATCTGGATGACATTGTACATATCCGTAGGAAAGAAGTGATTGTTTACCCTGACGATGAAAGAAAACCACCTATTGGCGAAGGTTTAAAtag ACGAGCTGAAGTTACATTAGATGGAGTTTGGCCTACAGATAAAACATCTCGTTGCTTGATAAAAAGCCCTGAGCGACTTGCAGAGATGAATTATGAAGGTAGACTGGAGTCTGTATCTCGGAAGCAGGGCGCTCGATTCAAGGAATACCGCCCGGAGACTGGATCTTGGGTGTTTAag GTGGCACACTTTTCCAAGTACGGCTTGCAAGATTCAGAcgaggaagaggaagagcatCCTTTAAAAGTGGACACAAAGAAGTTAAAAACCACGCCTGTGCCACCTCCAGGGCATCTGCCACCTCAGCAAATGACCCTAAATGGCAAGCCCACGCCTCCATCTCAG ACCCCAGAAGTGGAGCAGCTGGGCAGGGTTGTGGAGCTGGACAGTGACATGGCAGACATCACCCAGGAGCTTCCCCAGGAGTCCGTTCTGGAAGATAACATGATGGAAGAGCAGGAGGCAGTGCCTGCTTCAACCCATATTGCATCAACACTGGGTATTAACCCCCACGTCTTACAG ATTATGAAAGCTTCCTTGCTTGCTGATGAAGATGACCTAGATTTGATCCTGGATCATTATCCTGGGAAGCAACCTATAAAAATGGATACTTCTCAAGAGATCTGTTCTCCAAGGCTCCCTATTTCAAAAGCACAAGGACAGAAAAGATGCTCAG TTGGTGGGCTGCTGCAATCAAAATTTGCTAATGTAATTTTCCAATCTGCTGGCGCTGCTGTGCAAGACTTCAAGGGCCTGAGGACTTCAAGCAGTTCCCCCTCTGCTGCCCTTTGGTCGGCAGCTTCTCCGCTAGCATCTGCGTTCGCCGTTCCTCCATCGGTCCCAGAGGTACAGGTGAAAACAGTGGGTGTCCGCAGACAGCAGGGGCTAGTACCTCTGGGTAAGTCCATCACCCACAGAAAGGGGAAGCTGCTGATGGACATGGCGCTCTTCATGGGGCGCTCGTTTCGTGTTGGCTGGGGACCCAACTGGACACTCGTCAATTGTGGAGATCAGTTAAGTAGATCAAGCGAAATGGAAGATACTCAGTGTGAGTCTGTGGAATATGGATTCCTGCCTGCTCCAGTTGCTCCCAAATT gctctcaGAATCTTCCTTCAAGGTTCATGTGGAGAAAGTGAGCTTAGAGCAAAGGAAGATGGACAGAGACAAACAGTTGTATCTCATCCCTCTGGAGATACAGCTGAAACACAGCACTGTCCATATGGATGAGCAGTGTCCTCTTCTAGCACCCAATCCAGGAGTTTCTGTTATCCATGACTATGCTGACTGGGTTAGAAAGGCATCTGAGGATCCTGCTGTGACAGAAA CCGTTGTGAAGCACTGGTGCTTGACATGGACGTTATGTGAAGCAATCTGGGGGAACTTGAAGGAGTTGGAAGCCATCCTGGAGGAACCCAGTGAATACAACCTAGCCCTGGAACGCAGGAGAGCCTTCTCTCGCTGGCTGTCACAGACTGCTGCGGGACGAATTGATGAGGAGGTCTCTCTGTCCCGACATGATAACCACGTAGAGGCCGTGTTCAGCTTCCTTACTGGGAGGAGAATTGGCGAGGCTTGCAGACTGGCACAGCAGTCAG GTGACCACCGGcttgctctgctcctctcccagctaGCAGGCAGCCAGCCCCTCCGCGACCTCCTCACCATGCAGCTGGTGGactggcacaggctgcagaCAGACTGCTTCATCCAGGAAGAGAGACTGCGCATCTTTGCACTGCTTGCAGGGAAACCC gtGTGGCAGCTCTCTGAGAGAATAAGTATCAACGTGTGCTCGCAGCTGGACTGGAAGCGTTGCATGGCCGTCCATCTCTGGTACCTGCTTCCTCCAACAGCTTCTATTTCCCAGGCCCTTGCCATGTACGAGTCAGCATTTCAG AACACACTAGAGTCTGAAAAATACGCCTGCTGCCCCCTGCCTCCTTACCTAGAAGGTTCTGGTTGTGGAATCGAAGACGACGATAATGCAGGAAGACCTCTGAGAGATGTCTGTTTCCATTTGTTAAAGCTCTACAGTGACAG GCACTATGACCTTGACCAGCTGCTGGATCCAAGAAGTATAACATCCGACCCTGTAGACTGTCGTCTCAGCTGGCACCTGTGGGAGGTGCTCAGAGCCCTGAACTACACCCACCTCGtgaagcaggggcagggagtgctGAATGCTAGCTATGCTGCCCAGCTTGAAAGCGAAGGCCTTTGGGAATGGGCTGTTTTTGTACTGCTGCACGAGCCTGATACTCA CATACGCGAAAAGGCAGTGCGAGAACTCTTAAATCGGCACTGCCTTCTGTCTGAGACACCCGAATCGTGGGCCAAGGAGACCTTCCTGACAAAAAGGCTCTGCGTCCCTGCCGAGTGGATTCATGAAGCAAAGGCTGTTCGAGCGAAGATGGAGGGTGACAAGCATAAAGAAGCCCTCTTCTTGTTCAAGGCTGGGCACTGGAACCAGTGTCACAAGCTTGTTGTCAGGCATTTAGCCTCAG ATGCTATTATTAATGAGAACTACAAGTACCTAAAAGGATTCCTGGAAGACCTCTCCGCTCCCGAACGCAGCGTGCTCATCCAGGACTgggaggtggcagggctggTCTATCTAGATTACATTCATGTTATTGAGATGGTTGATAGGATTCAACAG CTGGATTGTTCCGCATACGAGCTGGAGCATTTGCATACCAAAGTGATGTCGCTGTGCAACAGGATAGAGCAGATACAGTGCCACAACGCCAAGGACCGGCTGGCTCAGTCAG ACATGGCCAAGCGCATCGCTAACCTGTTCAGGGTGGTCCTCAGCCTGCAGCGCACCCCAGAGCCCATCTCCGACTCCACCCCTGCTGTGCAGCGCGTCCCCCTTCGCCTGCTTGCTCCCCACATTGGACGGCTGCCGATGCCAGAGGACTATGCCTTGGAGGAGCTGCGTAGTCTCACCCAGTCTTACTTACGGGAGCTGACGGTAGTGACTCAGTGA